One stretch of Streptomyces sp. R21 DNA includes these proteins:
- a CDS encoding ricin-type beta-trefoil lectin domain protein: MNSTTMSLFRHREGPGSDERAHAPVGSESRQGSGRGRLRTARRLIAGSATLALLGLLTGGVAQAASAAPAAQAANTSQFRGVNWADPNDNFVTSPNTPIGLSTSDDYPTVYKKSTAILKGFQNLGANTVRMGFNPATTSGSWWSNYSAALDAATALGMKVIVAPWLQNGKVSDTASFYQMWDTMINKYGGHSNFYFNIMNEPHTYTATELTNFEADWLAHYPSLPRDHVIVPGLGDDMSLCAVGADSRLSGTLLSIHTYSMFGIWHNTEADWVKEFTNNLCGYADRAIVTEFGDPMTTGVNYNGPKDGTNNISYLYAITDTARSLGIGTVLWTGIKEANQTQGPGYCDNVSCAITSLKGSGTDLSVTVTNQSGLDRFQWGWGTGTNPGGGTGNVLRGAGSNRCLDVPGASTTNGVQTQIYDCNSGTNQQWTQTSAKELRVYGNKCLDADQWGTSPGTKVTIWDCTGGSNQQWNVNSDGTVTGVHSGLCLDVKDTSTTNGALVQLWTCNGGTNQKWSRQ; encoded by the coding sequence GTGAACAGCACGACAATGAGCCTGTTTCGCCACCGGGAAGGTCCCGGGAGCGACGAGCGGGCGCATGCTCCAGTCGGCTCGGAAAGCCGACAGGGAAGCGGACGCGGACGCCTCCGTACCGCCCGGCGCCTCATCGCCGGCTCTGCAACCCTGGCGCTGCTGGGACTGCTGACCGGCGGCGTCGCCCAGGCCGCGTCAGCTGCGCCGGCCGCCCAGGCGGCGAACACCAGCCAGTTCCGCGGAGTGAACTGGGCAGATCCCAACGACAACTTCGTCACCAGCCCGAACACCCCCATCGGCCTGTCGACGTCGGACGACTACCCCACCGTGTACAAGAAGTCCACGGCCATCCTCAAGGGCTTCCAGAACCTCGGGGCCAACACCGTCCGCATGGGATTCAACCCGGCGACCACCTCGGGAAGCTGGTGGAGCAACTACAGCGCGGCGCTGGACGCCGCCACCGCACTGGGCATGAAGGTCATCGTCGCTCCCTGGCTGCAGAACGGGAAGGTCAGCGACACCGCGTCCTTCTACCAGATGTGGGACACGATGATCAACAAGTACGGAGGGCACTCCAACTTCTACTTCAACATCATGAACGAGCCCCACACCTACACCGCCACCGAGCTGACCAACTTCGAAGCCGACTGGCTGGCGCACTACCCCAGCCTCCCCCGTGACCACGTGATCGTCCCCGGCCTGGGTGACGACATGAGTCTGTGTGCCGTCGGCGCCGACTCCCGGCTTTCCGGCACCCTGCTGTCCATCCACACCTACAGCATGTTCGGAATCTGGCACAACACCGAGGCCGACTGGGTCAAGGAGTTCACCAACAACCTGTGCGGCTACGCCGACCGCGCCATCGTGACCGAGTTCGGCGACCCGATGACCACCGGCGTCAACTACAACGGCCCCAAGGACGGCACCAACAACATCTCGTACCTCTACGCCATCACCGACACCGCACGCAGCCTCGGCATCGGAACCGTCCTGTGGACCGGCATCAAGGAAGCCAACCAGACACAGGGCCCCGGGTACTGCGACAACGTCTCCTGCGCCATCACCTCCCTCAAGGGCAGCGGCACCGACCTGTCCGTGACCGTCACCAACCAGTCCGGCCTCGACCGCTTCCAGTGGGGCTGGGGCACGGGCACCAACCCCGGAGGGGGCACGGGCAACGTACTGCGCGGCGCCGGCTCCAACCGCTGCCTGGACGTGCCCGGCGCGAGCACCACCAACGGCGTGCAGACCCAGATCTACGACTGCAACAGCGGCACCAACCAGCAGTGGACCCAGACCTCCGCCAAGGAGCTGCGGGTCTACGGCAACAAGTGCCTGGACGCCGACCAGTGGGGGACCTCCCCGGGTACCAAGGTCACCATCTGGGACTGCACCGGCGGCAGCAACCAGCAGTGGAACGTCAACAGCGACGGCACCGTCACCGGCGTCCACTCCGGACTGTGCCTAGACGTCAAGGACACCTCCACCACCAACGGCGCCCTCGTCCAGCTGTGGACCTGCAACGGCGGCACCAACCAGAAATGGAGCCGCCAGTAA
- a CDS encoding RICIN domain-containing protein yields the protein MSRSSLFLRPRTVLAAAVLSLAGLLWAPAANAATNQTYYVAPDGSDANAGTSAGAPLRTLQAAQTKVRQALSANVVPSVQAAGGTYELPSALTFGPADSGRSGSPVLWQAAPGVKVVLAGGRKLQPAWSPDASRPGVFTAQIGSGITMDGLFVNGRRQALARYPNVDPSQPILDGYTDLATVQARARNWKHPALAYLRALHCNSWGGASFKVTGLNSDGTLGLSWTGDNNRQEACPNQAQPLNSGHVMVENVLEELDAPGEWHYDSAAGTLYYYPPSGTDLPNAAVQTAEADELVHLQGSSNTDPVHDITFSGFTFTATHRTLFDHAYEGLQLGDWAVARTGAFYTKNAQGITVTKSAFDQLGGNGVFMDGYNDGNVVSGSTFTDDGASDVQTVGSRAAVRDLSTWSHQVTTLDDTTPGPKTQDYPRNITVSGNQMSHNGRFEKQSAGVNISMSQNIRVLGNTIHGSPRSCVNINDGTWGGDLIQDNDLFDCVKETSDHGPINMWGRDRFWPLSGGDSVQKRYALLDVVSPNVIDHNRIWHNSQWDLDLDDGSTNYKLTNNLLLNAGIKLRDGFYRTVSNNILVNGSLYEQVSHADNGDVIEHNITLAAQPYSLTLSDPANAKYLADHNVFWNNGNPVTGLDGSWSADGEDLHSRTADPQFTHGNPWTDPALLDYTVAATSPALGLGFANFPMDTFGVPGAPTPPRVTWPNTAPAGEVHAVGAGKCLDVPGWSTAQGTQLEIWDCHGGANQIFAHVSSGGQLTVYSGSSQLCLDADGGSNSPGTKVITWPCNSQTNQQWNLNSNGTITGAQSGLCLDVSGASTANGALVQLWTCNGGSNQKWAFG from the coding sequence GTGTCCAGATCATCGTTGTTCCTGCGCCCCAGGACGGTCTTGGCGGCCGCCGTCCTCTCCCTCGCCGGTCTGTTGTGGGCACCTGCGGCGAACGCCGCGACGAACCAGACCTATTACGTCGCCCCGGACGGAAGCGACGCCAACGCGGGGACCAGCGCTGGAGCGCCGTTACGGACCCTGCAGGCGGCGCAGACGAAGGTCCGGCAGGCACTTTCGGCGAACGTCGTGCCGAGTGTGCAGGCCGCGGGCGGGACTTATGAGCTGCCCTCGGCGTTGACGTTCGGCCCGGCCGACTCCGGGAGATCGGGCTCGCCGGTGCTGTGGCAGGCTGCTCCAGGAGTAAAGGTGGTCCTCGCCGGTGGCAGGAAGCTGCAACCCGCGTGGTCGCCGGATGCGAGCCGGCCCGGGGTGTTCACCGCTCAGATCGGGTCCGGGATCACCATGGACGGCCTGTTCGTCAACGGCCGGCGTCAGGCGCTCGCACGCTACCCGAACGTGGACCCCTCCCAGCCGATCCTCGACGGCTACACCGATCTGGCCACCGTGCAGGCCCGCGCCCGGAACTGGAAGCACCCGGCCCTGGCCTATCTGCGCGCCCTGCACTGCAACAGCTGGGGCGGCGCCTCCTTCAAGGTCACCGGCCTGAACTCGGACGGCACACTAGGGCTGTCCTGGACGGGCGACAACAACCGCCAAGAGGCGTGCCCCAACCAGGCTCAGCCGCTGAACTCGGGCCATGTGATGGTCGAGAACGTGCTGGAAGAGCTCGACGCTCCCGGTGAGTGGCACTACGACTCTGCCGCGGGCACCCTGTACTACTACCCGCCGTCCGGTACCGACCTGCCGAACGCGGCCGTCCAGACAGCCGAGGCGGACGAACTGGTCCACCTGCAGGGCTCCTCGAACACCGACCCGGTCCACGACATCACCTTCAGCGGTTTCACCTTCACCGCCACCCACCGCACCCTGTTCGACCACGCCTACGAGGGCCTTCAACTGGGCGACTGGGCTGTGGCGCGCACCGGTGCCTTCTACACCAAGAACGCCCAGGGCATCACCGTCACCAAGTCCGCCTTCGACCAGCTCGGCGGCAATGGCGTGTTCATGGACGGCTACAACGACGGCAACGTGGTGTCGGGCAGCACCTTCACCGACGACGGCGCCAGCGACGTGCAGACCGTAGGCTCCCGGGCCGCCGTCCGTGATCTGTCCACCTGGTCCCACCAGGTCACCACCCTGGACGACACCACGCCCGGCCCGAAGACCCAGGACTACCCGCGCAACATCACCGTCTCCGGCAACCAGATGTCGCACAACGGGCGCTTCGAGAAGCAGAGCGCGGGGGTGAACATCTCGATGAGCCAGAACATCAGGGTTCTGGGCAACACCATTCATGGCAGCCCACGCTCCTGCGTCAACATCAACGACGGTACGTGGGGCGGGGATCTGATCCAGGACAACGACCTCTTCGACTGCGTGAAGGAGACCAGCGACCACGGTCCGATCAACATGTGGGGCAGAGACCGGTTCTGGCCGCTCAGTGGCGGCGACTCGGTCCAGAAGCGGTACGCCTTGCTGGACGTCGTATCCCCGAACGTGATCGACCACAACCGGATCTGGCACAACTCCCAGTGGGATCTGGACCTGGACGACGGCTCCACCAACTACAAGCTGACCAACAACCTGCTGCTGAACGCCGGCATCAAGCTGCGCGACGGTTTCTACCGCACCGTCAGCAACAACATCCTTGTCAACGGGTCGCTCTACGAGCAGGTCTCCCACGCCGACAACGGTGATGTGATCGAGCACAACATCACGCTGGCGGCACAGCCCTACAGTCTGACCCTCAGCGATCCGGCCAACGCCAAGTATCTCGCCGACCACAACGTGTTCTGGAACAACGGCAACCCGGTGACCGGTCTGGACGGCAGCTGGTCGGCCGACGGAGAAGACCTGCATTCCCGGACCGCCGACCCGCAGTTCACCCACGGCAACCCGTGGACCGATCCCGCCCTGCTGGACTACACCGTCGCCGCCACCTCGCCTGCCCTGGGCCTGGGCTTCGCGAACTTCCCCATGGACACCTTCGGCGTGCCCGGCGCCCCCACCCCGCCCCGGGTGACCTGGCCGAACACAGCACCCGCCGGCGAGGTGCACGCCGTGGGCGCCGGAAAGTGTCTCGACGTGCCGGGATGGTCCACCGCGCAGGGGACGCAACTGGAGATCTGGGACTGCCACGGCGGAGCCAACCAGATCTTCGCCCATGTCTCCTCGGGTGGCCAGTTGACGGTGTACAGCGGCAGCTCGCAGCTGTGCCTGGACGCCGACGGCGGCTCGAACAGCCCGGGCACGAAGGTGATCACCTGGCCGTGCAACAGCCAGACCAACCAGCAGTGGAACCTCAACTCCAACGGCACCATCACCGGGGCGCAGAGCGGGCTCTGCCTGGACGTCAGCGGAGCGTCCACAGCCAACGGCGCCCTGGTCCAACTGTGGACCTGCAACGGCGGATCCAACCAGAAATGGGCTTTCGGCTGA
- a CDS encoding winged helix-turn-helix domain-containing protein: protein MIEAEASDREMARRFRVTRMSANRWRQALATGGRQALVSKGPGGARCNLDAGQLRTLESVLEAGPAACGWSDQCWTLARIGEVVRRRFGAEYTLAGLDLLLHRIG, encoded by the coding sequence TTGATCGAGGCGGAGGCCAGTGACCGGGAGATGGCCCGGCGGTTTCGGGTGACCCGGATGTCGGCGAATCGCTGGCGCCAGGCCTTGGCCACGGGTGGCCGCCAGGCTCTGGTCTCCAAGGGGCCTGGTGGTGCCCGCTGCAATCTCGATGCCGGACAACTGCGTACTTTGGAGTCGGTGTTGGAGGCCGGTCCGGCCGCGTGTGGCTGGAGTGACCAGTGCTGGACGTTGGCCCGTATCGGCGAGGTTGTGCGCCGCCGGTTCGGGGCTGAGTACACCCTGGCCGGGCTGGATCTGCTGCTGCACCGCATCGGCTGA
- a CDS encoding ricin-type beta-trefoil lectin domain protein, which produces MNSTTMGLFHHREHPGNGEQANAPADLENRQGSGRRRLRTARRLIAGSATLALLGLLTGGVAHAASPAPAAEAAANTSQFRGVNWADPNDNFITGPNVPVGLSTSDDYATVYKKSTAILKGFQNLGANTVRMGFNAATTSGSWWGSYTGTLDAATALGMKVIVAPWLQNGKVSDTASFYQMWDTMINKYGTKSNFYFDIMNEPWAYNATDLPNFEADWLAHYPSLPRDHVIVPGQWGDASLCGIGADSRLSGTLLSIHTYSMFGVSHSTEADWVKEFTDNLCGYADRAVVTEFGDPMTTGVDYNGPKDGTNNRSFLYAITDTARSLGIGTVLWTGVKEAGQTQGPGPCDNASCAITSLNGSGTNLSLTVTNQSGLDRLQWGWGTGTNPGGGSGTGTALRGAGSNRCLDVPGASTTNGVQTQIWDCNGGTNQQWNSTSAKELRVYGNKCLDAASFGTSPGTKVAIYDCNGGSNQQWNLNSDGTITGVQSGLCLDVSGASTANGALVQLWTCNGGTNQKWNKQ; this is translated from the coding sequence GTGAACAGCACGACAATGGGCCTGTTTCACCACAGGGAACACCCAGGGAACGGTGAGCAGGCGAACGCTCCCGCCGACTTGGAAAACAGGCAGGGCAGCGGACGCAGACGCCTCCGTACCGCCCGGCGCCTCATCGCCGGCTCCGCGACCCTGGCGCTGCTGGGACTACTGACCGGCGGCGTCGCCCATGCCGCGTCACCTGCGCCGGCCGCCGAGGCGGCGGCGAATACCAGCCAGTTCCGGGGAGTGAACTGGGCAGATCCCAACGACAACTTCATCACCGGCCCGAACGTCCCCGTCGGCCTGTCGACTTCGGACGACTACGCCACCGTGTACAAGAAGTCCACGGCCATCCTCAAGGGCTTCCAGAACCTCGGGGCCAACACCGTCCGCATGGGATTCAACGCGGCGACCACCTCGGGATCCTGGTGGGGCAGCTACACCGGGACGCTGGACGCCGCCACCGCACTGGGCATGAAGGTCATCGTCGCTCCCTGGCTGCAGAACGGGAAGGTCAGCGACACCGCGTCCTTCTACCAGATGTGGGACACGATGATCAACAAGTACGGCACGAAGAGCAACTTCTACTTCGACATCATGAACGAGCCCTGGGCGTACAACGCCACCGACCTGCCGAACTTCGAAGCCGACTGGCTGGCGCACTACCCCAGCCTCCCCCGTGACCACGTGATCGTCCCCGGCCAGTGGGGCGACGCGAGTCTGTGCGGTATCGGTGCCGACTCCCGGCTGTCCGGCACCCTGCTGTCCATCCACACCTACAGCATGTTCGGCGTCTCCCACAGCACCGAGGCCGACTGGGTCAAGGAGTTCACCGACAACCTGTGCGGCTACGCCGACCGCGCCGTGGTGACCGAGTTCGGCGACCCGATGACCACCGGCGTCGACTACAACGGCCCCAAGGACGGCACCAACAACAGATCCTTCCTCTACGCCATCACCGACACCGCACGCAGCCTCGGCATCGGAACCGTCCTGTGGACCGGCGTCAAGGAAGCCGGCCAGACCCAGGGCCCCGGCCCGTGCGACAACGCCTCCTGCGCCATCACCTCCCTCAACGGCAGCGGCACCAACCTGTCCCTGACCGTCACCAACCAGTCCGGACTCGACCGCCTCCAGTGGGGCTGGGGCACGGGCACCAACCCCGGAGGCGGAAGCGGCACCGGCACCGCACTGCGCGGCGCCGGCTCCAACCGCTGCCTGGACGTGCCCGGCGCGAGCACCACCAACGGCGTGCAGACCCAGATCTGGGACTGCAACGGCGGCACCAACCAGCAGTGGAACTCCACCTCCGCCAAGGAACTGCGGGTCTACGGCAACAAGTGCCTGGACGCCGCCAGCTTCGGGACCTCCCCGGGCACCAAGGTCGCCATCTATGACTGCAACGGCGGCAGCAACCAGCAGTGGAACCTCAACAGCGACGGCACCATCACCGGCGTCCAGTCCGGGCTGTGCCTGGACGTCTCCGGAGCCTCCACCGCCAACGGCGCCCTCGTCCAGCTGTGGACCTGCAACGGCGGCACCAACCAGAAATGGAACAAGCAGTAG
- a CDS encoding alpha-L-fucosidase, with translation MAISRRVFLSSAAGVVAAVTADLTLGTTRALAAPSSYSPTWASVDQHPAAPEWFQDAKFGIYFHWGAFSVPAYDNEWYPRNMYIPGLGANSHHVATYGDPSVWPYNNFLDGARDKAGNWVQFAPKLVSQGGRFDPDAWAQLFVDAGAKFAGPVSEHHDGFSMWNSSANEWNSVKHGPGLNLLALFRDAIRGKGLKLLVAMHHAFNFNGYYDHVPAQPTTSLKKLYGQLDTAAENQLWFDKLKEVVDLAQPDILWEDFDLSLVDETQRLNFLSYYYNQAISWNKEVVATYKDGYNNNGEMFDYERGGPADITSPYWLTDDSVSNSSWCYTVGIGYYSTAQMVHALIDRISKNGNMLLNIAPMADGTIPQGQKDVLLAIGDHLKRFGESLYATRAWTAYGEGPTKMGGGSFTEPVAGTNKDFRFTHNKANNVLYATVLGWPGSSTTITTLASGRIDLGALTSVQLLNTNSGTYINLPTPTQSSDGLHIALPSSSAPFSALAYVLKFTFSGRIPDLSGNAVATAYSDVWYGGTAARLVLGSHTAAQLQSAGLAARTISSFRIPAGYKVIGYSGDDFSGTAWTFTADNADLRDTSNNDAITSLKVIFNPATYFRVTNVTDGLALDSGGNVASGSNLKQWTPGDSPNLQWQAVDLGNGYYRLVNRTNGMVADGWGSTTNGAPAQQTSWNGGNNQQWQITDRGNGQYSIANRTTGLVLDGGGQVASGSVTKQWTWNGSTNLQWTFTAQ, from the coding sequence ATGGCGATCAGCAGACGTGTGTTCCTGTCGAGTGCCGCCGGTGTCGTCGCCGCCGTGACGGCGGATCTCACACTCGGTACGACGAGGGCGCTGGCGGCTCCGTCGTCGTACTCGCCCACATGGGCGTCGGTTGACCAGCACCCGGCAGCGCCGGAGTGGTTCCAGGACGCGAAGTTCGGGATCTACTTCCACTGGGGTGCCTTCAGCGTCCCGGCCTACGACAACGAGTGGTACCCGCGGAACATGTACATCCCGGGCCTGGGCGCCAACAGCCACCACGTCGCCACCTACGGCGACCCCTCGGTATGGCCGTACAACAACTTCCTCGACGGGGCCCGCGACAAGGCGGGCAACTGGGTTCAGTTCGCGCCCAAACTGGTCTCACAGGGCGGCAGATTCGACCCGGACGCCTGGGCCCAGCTGTTCGTGGACGCGGGCGCGAAGTTCGCCGGACCGGTCTCCGAACACCACGACGGATTCTCGATGTGGAACAGCTCGGCCAACGAGTGGAACTCCGTCAAGCACGGGCCGGGTCTGAACCTGCTGGCACTGTTCCGCGACGCCATCAGGGGCAAGGGCCTGAAACTGCTGGTGGCCATGCACCACGCGTTCAACTTCAACGGCTACTACGACCACGTGCCCGCCCAGCCGACCACCAGTCTGAAGAAGCTGTACGGGCAGCTCGACACCGCCGCGGAGAACCAGCTGTGGTTCGACAAGCTCAAGGAGGTCGTGGACCTGGCGCAGCCGGACATCCTGTGGGAGGACTTCGACCTGAGCCTGGTCGACGAGACCCAGCGGCTGAACTTCCTGTCCTACTACTACAACCAGGCCATCTCCTGGAACAAAGAAGTCGTGGCCACCTACAAGGACGGCTACAACAACAACGGCGAGATGTTCGACTACGAACGCGGTGGACCGGCCGACATCACGAGCCCGTACTGGCTGACCGACGACAGCGTCAGCAACTCCAGTTGGTGCTACACCGTCGGCATCGGCTACTACTCCACCGCCCAGATGGTGCACGCGCTGATCGACCGGATCAGCAAGAACGGCAACATGCTGCTCAACATCGCCCCCATGGCCGACGGCACCATCCCCCAGGGACAGAAGGACGTCCTGCTCGCCATCGGCGACCACCTCAAGCGGTTCGGCGAGTCCCTGTACGCCACCCGCGCCTGGACCGCCTACGGCGAAGGCCCGACCAAAATGGGCGGAGGCTCCTTCACCGAACCCGTGGCCGGGACGAACAAGGACTTCCGGTTCACCCATAACAAGGCCAACAACGTCCTGTACGCGACGGTCCTGGGCTGGCCCGGCAGCTCCACGACGATCACCACCCTGGCGAGCGGACGCATCGACCTCGGGGCACTGACGTCCGTGCAGTTACTGAATACCAACAGCGGCACGTACATCAACCTGCCCACCCCCACGCAGAGCAGCGACGGCCTGCACATCGCCCTTCCGTCGTCCTCGGCTCCGTTCAGCGCCCTCGCGTACGTGCTGAAGTTCACCTTCTCCGGCCGGATACCCGACCTCAGCGGCAACGCCGTCGCCACCGCGTACAGCGATGTCTGGTACGGAGGCACGGCGGCCAGGCTCGTGCTGGGCAGCCACACCGCCGCGCAACTGCAGAGCGCCGGCCTTGCGGCGCGCACCATCTCCTCCTTCCGGATACCCGCCGGCTACAAGGTGATCGGCTACTCCGGAGACGACTTCTCCGGCACAGCCTGGACTTTCACCGCCGACAACGCCGACCTGCGCGACACCAGTAACAACGACGCCATCACCTCTCTGAAGGTGATCTTCAACCCGGCCACGTACTTCCGCGTCACCAACGTCACCGACGGCCTGGCCCTGGACAGCGGCGGCAACGTCGCCTCCGGCAGCAACCTCAAGCAGTGGACCCCGGGCGACAGCCCGAACCTCCAGTGGCAGGCCGTCGACCTGGGCAACGGCTACTACCGTCTGGTCAACCGCACCAACGGCATGGTCGCCGACGGCTGGGGCTCCACCACCAACGGGGCGCCGGCCCAGCAGACCTCCTGGAACGGCGGCAACAACCAGCAGTGGCAGATCACCGACCGCGGCAACGGCCAGTACAGCATCGCCAACCGCACCACCGGCCTGGTCCTCGACGGCGGCGGCCAGGTCGCCTCCGGCTCCGTCACCAAACAGTGGACCTGGAACGGCAGCACCAACCTCCAATGGACCTTCACCGCCCAGTGA
- a CDS encoding arabinofuranosidase catalytic domain-containing protein — protein sequence MRRASTDDPLASEPGGAHQWTMAARRRIRRNAAQDPTRCGPDAVPARRRADVWTRVGAAAVLVGGVLVGATTSAGTAQAAGSLPCDLYASGGTPCVAAHSTTRALSSSYNGPLYQVQRASDKATRDIGVLSTGGYADAAAQDSFCAGTTCEISVIYDQSGRGNHLTRAPIGTFNGPGPGGADALADATAAPITVAGHKAYGVYVSPGTGYRNNHTNGIATGDQPEGMYAIFDGSHYNGGCCFDYGNAETTNHDDGNGTMEAIYFGNIRAWGTGAGSGPWIMADMENGLFSGVNTGYNANDPTISNRFTTAIVKGESNHWAIRGGDARSGGLSTFYDGVRPNAAGYNPMKKQGAVLLGIGGDNSNSSAGTFYEGVMTSGYPSNSTEDAVQSNITSVGYAASSTATNTGELHAVGAGKCLDVPGWSTTGGTQLQTWDCNGGANQIFTHTSSNELTVYSGSSQLCLDAAGYGSSPGTKVQTYACNGQANQQWKVNSDGTITGVASGLCLDVTGGSTANGALAELWTCNGGSNQKWTLG from the coding sequence ATGAGAAGAGCATCCACGGACGACCCCCTGGCGTCCGAGCCCGGCGGTGCCCATCAGTGGACGATGGCGGCGCGGCGCCGTATCAGACGGAACGCGGCACAGGACCCGACCCGCTGTGGTCCCGACGCGGTCCCAGCTCGCCGTCGGGCGGACGTATGGACCCGCGTCGGGGCCGCAGCCGTGCTCGTCGGTGGTGTGCTGGTCGGCGCCACGACCTCAGCCGGCACGGCACAGGCAGCGGGCTCGCTTCCGTGTGACCTGTACGCCTCGGGCGGCACGCCCTGCGTGGCCGCGCACAGCACCACGCGCGCGCTGTCCTCCTCGTACAACGGGCCGCTGTACCAGGTCCAGCGCGCCTCGGACAAAGCCACCCGGGACATCGGCGTCCTGTCCACGGGCGGCTACGCGGACGCGGCCGCGCAGGACTCGTTCTGCGCGGGCACGACCTGCGAGATCAGCGTGATCTACGACCAGTCCGGCCGCGGCAACCACCTCACCCGGGCTCCTATCGGCACGTTCAACGGCCCGGGCCCCGGCGGAGCCGACGCCCTCGCGGACGCCACCGCCGCCCCGATCACCGTCGCCGGCCACAAGGCCTACGGCGTCTACGTCTCCCCCGGCACCGGCTACCGCAACAACCACACCAACGGGATCGCCACCGGCGACCAACCCGAGGGCATGTACGCCATCTTCGACGGCAGCCACTACAACGGCGGCTGCTGCTTCGACTACGGCAACGCCGAGACCACCAACCACGACGACGGCAACGGCACCATGGAGGCCATCTACTTCGGCAACATCCGGGCCTGGGGCACCGGCGCGGGCAGCGGCCCGTGGATCATGGCCGACATGGAGAACGGGCTGTTCTCCGGGGTGAACACGGGCTACAACGCCAACGACCCTACGATCAGCAACCGGTTCACCACCGCGATCGTCAAGGGAGAGTCCAACCACTGGGCGATCCGCGGCGGCGACGCCCGCTCCGGCGGCCTGTCGACCTTCTACGACGGCGTACGCCCCAACGCCGCCGGCTACAACCCGATGAAGAAGCAGGGCGCCGTCCTCCTCGGCATCGGCGGCGACAACAGCAACAGCTCCGCCGGCACCTTCTACGAAGGCGTCATGACCTCCGGCTACCCCTCGAACTCCACTGAGGACGCCGTCCAGTCCAACATCACCTCCGTCGGCTACGCCGCCTCCTCCACCGCGACGAACACGGGCGAGTTGCACGCGGTGGGCGCCGGCAAGTGCCTTGACGTGCCGGGATGGTCCACCACGGGGGGCACCCAACTGCAGACCTGGGACTGCAACGGCGGGGCGAACCAGATCTTCACGCACACATCATCGAACGAGTTGACGGTCTACTCGGGCTCCTCGCAGTTGTGCCTGGACGCCGCCGGCTACGGAAGTTCGCCGGGCACCAAGGTGCAGACCTACGCGTGCAACGGACAGGCCAACCAACAGTGGAAGGTCAACTCCGACGGCACCATCACCGGAGTCGCGTCCGGACTCTGCCTGGACGTCACCGGAGGCTCCACCGCCAACGGCGCCCTGGCCGAGCTGTGGACCTGCAACGGCGGAAGCAACCAGAAATGGACCCTGGGCTGA